One bacterium genomic region harbors:
- the idi gene encoding isopentenyl-diphosphate Delta-isomerase: protein MEDRVILVDESDREIGAAGKLEAHQEGKLHRAFSIFVFNPEGQLLLQKRSRKKYHSDGLWSNTCCSHPRPGERIETEALQRLQQEMGFQCDLQWVFSFPYKVQFKNNLIENEIDHVFIGRFDGTPSPNPDEVDGWKWMDLEALVNDVKLHPSTYSYWLKICLDQVLEFWVAERF from the coding sequence ATGGAAGACAGAGTCATCCTCGTAGACGAATCGGATCGCGAAATCGGAGCAGCCGGCAAGCTAGAAGCGCACCAGGAGGGAAAGCTGCACCGCGCTTTTTCCATATTTGTGTTCAATCCTGAAGGACAGTTGCTCCTGCAAAAACGATCCAGGAAAAAGTATCATTCGGATGGACTCTGGAGCAACACCTGTTGCAGTCATCCTCGACCGGGGGAGAGGATTGAAACGGAAGCTCTCCAAAGACTCCAGCAAGAAATGGGTTTTCAGTGCGATCTCCAGTGGGTTTTTAGTTTTCCTTACAAAGTTCAGTTCAAAAACAATTTGATTGAAAATGAGATCGACCACGTTTTTATTGGAAGATTTGACGGCACTCCTTCCCCTAATCCCGATGAAGTCGATGGTTGGAAGTGGATGGATCTCGAGGCACTCGTCAATGATGTCAAACTGCATCCGAGTACCTATAGTTACTGGTTGAAGATCTGCCTGGATCAAGTCCTGGAGTTCTGGGTTGCAGAAAGGTTCTGA
- the murI gene encoding glutamate racemase, producing the protein MNVGVFDSGYGGLTIFKSIRDRLPQYDYIYLGDNARTPYGNRSFDAIFKFTTEGVLYLFSQNCKLIIIACNTASAKALRSIQQKVLPLEYPDRRVLGIIRPSVEELGRDTRTKTVALWATEGTVKSESFSIEIAKYAPGVDLIQTACPMLVPLVEAGELEGEGTEYFIRKYWEQTNRFSDQIDVLLLACTHYPMLLPAIRATVPPEVRILVQGDFVAPSLLDYLERHSEIEQHLSRGRSQRFLTTDHTEGFDRLAQVFLGHPVVSENVALRFFHRSKQR; encoded by the coding sequence ATGAATGTTGGCGTCTTCGATTCCGGTTACGGCGGTCTCACCATCTTCAAAAGCATTCGGGACCGGCTTCCGCAATACGACTACATTTACCTGGGCGACAATGCCCGCACGCCTTATGGGAACCGTTCCTTTGATGCGATCTTTAAATTCACCACGGAAGGTGTGCTTTATCTGTTCTCGCAAAATTGCAAACTCATCATCATCGCCTGCAATACCGCCTCTGCCAAAGCGCTGAGGAGCATTCAACAAAAGGTGCTGCCGCTTGAATATCCGGATCGGAGAGTGCTTGGGATCATTCGTCCCTCGGTTGAAGAGCTCGGACGCGATACACGAACGAAGACTGTTGCGCTATGGGCAACGGAAGGCACGGTAAAATCAGAAAGTTTTTCGATTGAGATTGCGAAGTATGCGCCCGGTGTGGATTTGATTCAAACCGCCTGCCCGATGCTGGTTCCTCTGGTGGAAGCCGGTGAGCTGGAGGGAGAGGGCACAGAATATTTCATTCGTAAATACTGGGAACAGACGAATCGTTTTTCCGATCAGATCGATGTGCTGCTTCTGGCTTGTACGCATTATCCAATGCTTCTTCCCGCAATTCGAGCAACGGTTCCACCCGAGGTGCGAATTCTTGTTCAAGGCGATTTTGTCGCTCCTAGTCTTCTGGATTATCTGGAAAGACACTCCGAAATCGAACAGCATCTGAGTCGCGGAAGGAGTCAACGCTTTTTAACCACGGATCACACCGAAGGTTTCGACAGACTCGCGCAGGTTTTTCTCGGTCACCCGGTTGTTTCAGAAAATGTTGCGCTT